A stretch of DNA from Cupriavidus taiwanensis:
CTGCTGCAGCAGGCCACGCGGCACCCGAACATCACCATCCTGGAAGACCACTTCGCGATCGACCTGATCACTTCGCGTAAGATGGGGCTGCCGGGCAACCGCTGCTATGGCCTTTACGTGTTGGACGACCGCACCGGGGCGGTGCACACCATCACCGCGACGCATACCGTGCTCGCTGCCGGCGGTGCGGGCAAGGTTTACCTCTACACCACCAATCCGGATACGGCCACCGGTGACGGCATTGCCATGGCCTGGCGCGCAGGCTGCCGGGTGTCGAACATGGAATTCATCCAGTTCCACCCCACCTGCCTGTACCACCCTTATGCCAAGTCCTTCCTGATTTCCGAAGCCGTGCGTGGCGAAGGCGGCCTGCTCAAGCTGCCCGACGGCACGCGCTTCATGCCCGAACACGATGAACGCGCCGAACTGGCGCCGCGCGACGTGGTGGCGCGCGCGATCGACTTCGAAATGAAGAAGCGCGGGCTGGACTGCGTCTATCTCGACATCACGCACCAGCCTGAGGCCTTCCTGAAGGAACACTTCCCCACCATCCATGCGCGCTGCCTGGAACTGGGCATCGATATCACGCGCGAGCCGATTCCGGTGGTGCCGGCCGCGCACTACACCTGCGGCGGCGTGGTCACCGACACCTCGGGACGCACCGACATCGGCAACCTCTACGCCGTCGGCGAGACCGCCTGCACCGGCCTGCACGGCGCCAACCGGCTGGCTTCGAACTCGCTGCTCGAATGCATGGTGATCGGCCGTGCCGCCGCCGAAGACATCGCCTCGCAGGACAAGGCCGGCGTGCCCGATATCACGCTGCCGGCGTGGGACGAGAGCCGCGTCTCCGACGCCGACGAAGAAGTCGTGGTGTCGCACAACTGGGACGAGCTGCGCCGCATGATGTGGAACTACGTCGGCATCGTGCGCACCAGCAAGCGCCTGGAACGCGCGCAGCACCGCATCGTGCTGCTGCGCGAAGAGATTGCCGAGTATTACGCCAATTTCCGCGTCACCACCGACCTGCTGGAACTGCGCAACCTGGTGGAAGTGGCTTCGCTGATCGTGGACAGCGCCTACTCGCGGCATGAAAGCCGCGGGCTGCATTTCAGCCGCGACTATCCGGATTCGTTGCCGAAGGCGCTGCCGACGGTAATGCAGCCGCCCGCCGGTCGCAAGCGTTGACGACGCGCTTGCCAGGCTGAACGGGGTGGCGCCGCATGGCCCACCCCGTTATGCATTTGGCCGGAGCCACCCTCAGCCGACGATCCGCAGGGAGTAGTCGGTCGCGCGCACGTCCTTGGTCAACGCGCCCACCGAGATGCGGTCGACGCCCGTCTCGGCGAAGGTGCGGATGGTGTCGGCATTGACGCCGCCCGACACTTCCAGCAGTGCCCCGCCCTGGTTGATCCTCACCGCGTCGTGCATCATCGGCACGGTGAAGTTGTCGATCAGCACCGACGTGGCACCGGCCGCCAGCGCTTCCTCCAGTTCGGCCAGGCTCTCGACCTCGATCTGCACCGACGCCTGCGTATCGAGCGCCAGCGCCGCCCGCATCGCCGCGCCGATGCTGCCGGCCGCGGCGATATGGTTTTCCTTGATCAGGATGCCGTCATACAGCGCCAGGCGCTGGTTCTCGCCGCCGCCGATGCGCACCGCGTACTTCTGCGCAAGCCGCAGCCCCGGCAGCGTCTTGCGCGTGTCGAGCACGCGCGCACGGGTGCCGGCGATCAGGTCGGCGTAGCGGCGCGTGGCGGTGGCCACGCCGGACAGCAGCTGCAGGAAATTCAGCGACGGACGCTCGGCCGTCAGCAGCGAACGCGCCGGGCCCGTGATCTCGCACACCACCGAATCCGGCGCCATGCGCGCCCCCTCTTGCTGCAGCCAGCGCACTTGCAGCGCCGGATCGACCGCGCGCATGCACGCGTCGAACCATGGCTGGCCGCACAGCACCGCCGACTCGCGCACGATCACGCGCGCGTGCGCGGCCTTGTCCGCCGGCACCAGCAGGCCGGTCAGGTCGCCGCTGCCGACATCCTCGGCGATGGCGGCCTGCACATTGCCCTGCAGCGCTGCCTGCAGCGCCGGGCCGTAGCTATCGAAAACCGGATTCACGCTCATGCCGGGCCGATCCCCTGGAACAGCGCCTGTTCCTGCGCCAGGTCGGACGACGGGCGCACGTTGCGCTTCTGCGCGGCGGCGAAGTCGAGCATGCGGTTGATGCAGGTCACCGCCCTGGCGCCGATGGCCGGGTCGACGTGGATCTCGTTGCGGCCGGTCTCGAGCACCTCGGCCAGGTTGGTCAGCGCATTCATCGCCATCCACGGGCAGTGCGCGCAGCTCTTGCAGGTGGCGCTGTTGCCGGCGGTCGGCGCTTCGATGAAGTGCTTGCCGGGCGCGGCCATGCGCATCTTGTGCAGGATGCCGTTGTCGGTGGCGACGATGAATTCGGTCGCGTCCAGCTTTTGCGCGGCCTCGATCAGCTGCGAGGTGGAACCGACCACGTCGGCCTGGGCCACCACGTTTTCCGGCGATTCCGGATGCACCAGGATCTTGGCGTTGGGGAATTCACGGCGCAGCAGGTCCAGCTCGACGCCCTTGAACTCGTCGTGCACCAGGCACGAACCCTGCCACAGCAGCATGTCGGCGCCGGTCTGCTTCTGGATATAGCTGCCCAGGTGCTTGTCCGGTGCCCACAGGATCTTCTTGCCCTGCGCGTGCAGGTGTTCGACGATCTTCAGGCCGATGCTGGAAGTCACCATCCAGTCCGCGCGCGCCTTCACCGCGGCGCTGGTGTTGGCGTAGACCACCACGGTGCGGTCCGGGTGCGCATCGCAGAAGGCAGCGAACTCGTCGGCCGGGCAGCCCAGGTCGAGCGAGCAGGTCGCGTCCAGGTCTGGCATCAGCACGGTCTTTTCCGGGCTGAGGATCTTGGCGGTCTCGCCCATGAAGCGCACCCCCGCCACCACCAGCGTCCTGGCTTCATGGTCGCGCCCGAAGCGGGCCATTTCAAGGGAGTCGGAGACACAGCCGCCGGTTTCCTCGGCGAGGTCCTGCAGGTCGGCGTCGACGTAGTAGTGCGCCACCAGCACCGCATTGCGCTCCTTCAGCAAGCGGCGGATACGCGCCTTCAACGACTGCCGCTCATCGGGCGACAGCACCGGCGGCACCTTGGCCCAGGCATGGGCCACGCAACTGGCGCCAGCGGCGTTTTGAGCACCCGCCAGGTTCGGCTTCTCGAACTCGACGGTCTTGATCGATTGTGGGGTCATCTCCGGGTACTCCTCTAGACCTCCGCCAACAGGGTGCGGCCGGCCAGAACATGGGGGAGTTTATCTAAAACAAAAGCCCCGCCATGGGCGGGGCTTTGTCAAACCATACGGCGCGGCCGAATTGTATCAGGCGTAGCGGCGCAGGCGCAGCGAGAAATCGTGCAACGCCTGGATACCGCTGGCCTCGGCACGGTGGCACCAGGCCTGCAGCTGCTGCAGCAGCTGCTCGCGCGTCAGGTTGGAACGGCCCCAGATGGCGGCCAGTTCACGGCGCATTTCGACGAAGGTCTGCAGCGCCTTGTTCTGCTCGACGATGCTCGCCAGCTGCTCGCGCTGCTGCGCGGCCAGCTTGGTTTCCTCGCGGTGGAACCACTTGCTGGCGGGCTTGAAGCTGCGGTACTCGGCAACGCGGCCTTCCTTGAGCTTTTCCAGTTCCTGGCGGAACGCGCCCTTGACGGCCTTGGCGTAGCGCGCCATCACGTCATAGCGGTTGGCGATGATGGCTTCGAGCGTGTTGTGGTCGACCGGACGGGCTTCGACCAGGCGCGCCTTGGGCGGGATCTTCTTGACCTTGGCCAGGCCGACCGCCTGCATCGCGCGGATATAGCCCCAGCCCACGTCGAACTCATACCACTTGATCGAGAACTTGGCCGAGGTCGGGTAGGTGTGATGGTTGTTGTGCAGCTCTTCGCCGCCGATGATCAGGCCCCACGGCGAGACGTTGGTCGACGCGTCTTCGCAATCGTAGTTGCGGTAGCCCCACCAGTGGCCCAGGCCATTGATGATGCCGGCGGCATGGATCGGGATCCACAGCATCTGCACCGCCCACACGGTCATGCCGATCACGCCGAACAGCGCCAGGTCGATGATCAGCATCAGGCCGACGCCCTGCCAGGTGAAGCGCGAGTACAGGTTGCGCTCGATCCAGTCATTGGGGCAGCCATGGCTGAACTTGGCGATGGTCTCCTGGTTCTTGGCCTCGGCCCGGTACAGCTCGGCGCCTTCCAGCAGCACCTTGCGGATGCCGCGGGTCTGCGGGCTGTGGGGATCGTCTTCGGTTTCGCACTTGGCGTGGTGCTTGCGATGGATGGCGGTCCACTCGCGCGTGACCATGCCGGTGGTTAGCCACAGCCAGAAGCGGAAGAAGTGCTGCGCGATGGGGTGCAGGTCCAGCGACCGGTGCGCCATGCAGCGGTGCAGGAAGATGGTGACGCCGGCGATCGTGATATGCGTCATCACCAGCGTGTAGATGACGATCTCCCACCAGGTCCAGTTGGCAAGGCCGTTGGCGGCCCAGTCAAGAATAGTGTCGAACAAACTGTTCTCCGTCGGTTAAACAGGGACTTTCCCGTGCAAGCCGGCTGGGCCGGTACACATAACGCGCAGAAAAAATAGCTGCGAATCTGTTGATTGCGATAGCTGTCTGGCGCTTGCCACGGGACCCGAAGTCGCTCCGGGCTCCCCCAGGGCAGGCAAAGTCAGGCGCCGGCCGTGGCTAGCGGCTCATGATGCGAGCCAGGTACGAGCCGCTGCAATCTGGCGGCTGTCTGATGTGGGAGCGGGATGTCTCAACCCGCGACAACCCGGCATTCTACCGGATCGCAAGGGGCGCAAGCATACGCTATTTCCCGGATTTGGACGGGGAGCAACGGTTTTCGTTCCACGGGTGGCGCATCCGTCGCCCGCCCGGCGCAGCATCCTGCCCGGGCGTTCAGGAGGCGTTGGCGGCCTCTGGCAATGTACTCGCCTTCGAGCCGCCCGGCCCCGCGGGCAGCGTCTCATGCATCACACGCAACTCGCGCTGCGGATAAGGAATGGAAATGCCATGCTCGCGGAGGGTGCGCCAGATCGCCCGGTTCATCGCCGACTGCACCCCGAGCTTGCCGTTCTGCGGATCGGCCACGAAGACGGCGACTTCATATTCGATGCCGCTGTCGGCGAACAGCACCAGGAAGGCCGCCGGCTCAGGGTCGGGCAGCACGCGCGGCAGTGCGCACACGCATTCGGTCAGCAGCGCAATCACGGTCTCGGGATCGGCGCTGTAGTCGGCCTGCACGCGTGTCGCCACGCGCACGTTGGTATTCGAGAACGAATGGTTCTGCACCGACTGCGCCACCAGCTGCTCGTTCGGCACCAGCGTCTCGCCGTCGCCGTTGCGCACCACGGTGTAGCGGGTGCGGATCTGCGACACGATGCCGGTGTACTTGTCCACCGTGATCTGGTCGCCGAGCTTGACCGAGCGGTCCAGCAGGATGATGAAGCCCGAGATGTAATTGCTGGCGATCTTCTGCAGGCCCAGCCCCAGGCCCACGCCCAGCGCGCCGCCGAAGACCGACAGCACGGTCAGGTCGATGCCCACCAGCGACAGGCTCAGCAGCAGCGACACCAGCAGCAGCAAGGCCTTGGAGATCCGCGTCAGCACCACCTTCAGGTTGCCGTCGAGGTTGGCCGAACGCATCAGCCGCTCTTCCAGCCACGAGCCGAACCACAGCGCCACCAGCACCGTCAGCAGGATCCAGACCACCGCCATCAGGGTCTCGGCCACGCTGATCTTCTGCTTGCCGCCGATGGAGAAGCGCACGCTCTCCATCCAGCCCACCACGTCGCCGAGCACGCCCAGCACGTACAAGGCCATGCCGACCCAGACCAGCGTGGTCAGCACCTTCTCGACCAGCAGCAGCATGCCGTGCAGCTGGCCGCTGCCGGACATCACCCGGCGCAGCACGTAGAAGGTGAAATTCAGCGCGGTGATGCCGAACAGCGGCACCAGCACCAGCCGCAGCACGCTGATCGGGATCAGCGGCGCCAGCGCGAAGCGGGCCACCAGCACCAACGCCCAGCCGGCCAGCGGGAACATGGCGCGCTCGAGGCTGGCGGCGGCGAAGCGCACCGAGAAGCTCGAGCCTTCATAGCGCGCCTCCAGCCGCCGCACCACGAAGCGCGCCAGCGGCCACGCCGCCAGCAGGCACCCGGCCAGCACCAGCAACTGCCAGAAAAAGCCGGGACCGCCCGCATCGCGGATCAGGTCGTCGAGCATCTTGCCGAACATCGAATGCGAGGCTTTCAGGTCCTTCAGGCCACCGAGGTCGGACAGGGTTTCACCGTTCATGGTGCAGATTCAGGGTGGGCCGCCCGCGCGGGGCGGGCGGCGCGGCTGCGAACCGCGATCAGCTGGTGCGCTCCAGCACGGCGGCAAAGAAGCCATCGGTCTGGTGCAGGTGCGGGTAGAGGGCGAACATGCCGTTGTCCGGCAGTCCCGGCACTTCGATCTTCTGGTCGGCCAGCACTTCGGCGGCCGGCACCAGGCGGAAGTTGGGATGCGCGGCGAGGAAATCTCGCACGATCTGCTCGTTCTCGGCCTCCAGCACGCTGCAGGTCGCGTAGACCACTCGGCCGCCGCCCTTCACCAGACGCGCCGCGGAGTCCAGGATCGCGCTCTGCTTGGCGGTCAGTTCCAGTACCGACTCCGGCGATTGCCGCCACTTCAGGTCGGGATTGCGGCGCAGCGTGCCCAGGCCGCTGCACGGCGCATCCACCAGCACGCGGTCGGCCTTGCCGGCCAGGCGCTTGATCTTGGCGTCGCGCTCGGAGTCGATCAGCACCGGATGGACATTCGACAGGCCGCTGCGCGCCAGCCGCGGCTTCAGGTTGGCCAGGCGCTTTTCCGATACGTCGAAGGCGTAGAGCCGGCCGGTCGAGCGCATCGCCGCGCCCAGCGCCAGGGTCTTGCCGCCCGCGCCGGCGCAGAAGTCGACCACCATCTCGCCGCGCCGCGGCGCCACCAGGCTGCACAGCAGCTGGCTGCCTTCGTCCTGCACCTCGACCAGGCCGTTGACGAAGATCGGCAGCTGGTTCAGGGCCGGCTTGCCGGTCATGCGGATGCCAGCCGGCGCCATCGGCGTGGGCTCGGCGCCAAGGCCCGCGGCCTGCAGCTCGGCCAGCGCCGCCTCGCGGCTGGTCTTGCCCAGGTTGACGCGCAGGTCCAGCGGCGCCGGGCGCAGCCAGGCGTCGCCGAGCGCCGCCGCAAAAGCCTCGCCATGCTGGCGCACCAGTTCGTCGTAGAGCCACTCGGGCAGGTTGGCGCGCACGCGCGGCGCCAGGCTGGAGCGCTCGATGGTGGTCAGGCGGTCCAGCCACGCGGCTTCATCGGGATACAGGAACGGCGACAGCGCGTCGCGGCCCAGCGTCGCCGCCAGCCCCAGCAGCGCCAGGCGACGCGAGGCCGCGCCGGTGCCGCTCTCGGCAAACTGGGCAAACTCGACGCGCCGGCGCAGCACCGCATAGATCGCTTCGGCAATGATGCCGCGCTCGCGGTGGCCGAGCTTGGCATTTTCGCGGAAGTAGTAGCTGACCACCGCATCGGCGGGACGCGCGAACAGCATGACCTTGCCCAGCAGGCGATCGATATGCTGGATGTGGGTGGCATGCAGCCCGCCATGCACGCGCGCAGGCGCGCCATTGGCACCGGTGGCATTGGGCGACTTGCGGATCGGGCTGCTCTTGCCCTTGCCGCGCGAGGGGGCGCGGCCCTCGCCGCGCGGGGAACGGTTTCCTGCCTGGGTACGGCTCATGCCTGGACTCCTGCCGCCGGGGTCGCGGCGGAGATGGCCATCAGCAATTGCGGTTCGGCCGGGTTGATAACGTTGACCACGCCGTTGTGCAGCTGCAGCCGGTCCTCGACGAACCACTGCACGGCGCGGGGATAGATCCTGTGCTCGCAGGCGAGCAGGCGCTTGGCCAGGGTCGCGGGCGTGTCCGCCGGCAGCACGTCGAGCGCGGCCTGGATCACGATCGGGCCATGGTCCAGCTCCGGGGTCACGAAATGCACGGTGGCGCCATGCAGCTTGACGCCTGCATCCAGCGCCTGCTGGTGGGTGTTCAGGCCCGGGAAGCACGGCAGCAGCGACGGATGGATATTCAGCAGCCGGCCCGCGTAGCGGTCGACGAAAGCGGGCGTGAGTATGCGCATGAAACCCGCCAGCACCACCAGGTCGGGGGCATGGGCGTCGATGGCCTCGGCCAGCGCCGCGTCGAAGGCGGCGCGGTCAGGGTACTGGCGATGGTCGACCACGCCGGTTTCAATGCCTTGCTGGCGCGCAAACTCCAAACCCGCGGCGTCCGGCCGGTTCGACAGCACCGCCGCCACGCGGGCGGGCCAGCCGCCGTCCGCGCAGGCACGGACGATGGCTTCCATATTGGAGCCCCGCCCGGAAATCAAGATGACAATTTTTTTCATCGCGCAATTCTACCAAGGCGAGGCGCTAAACTCCGGTAAAGCCAAACCAGTACGTGCTTAATTCACGAGATCCGGACAGGTGACCCATCGGTGGCCTGTGGTAGCGACGCCCCATAACCCGATTGATGGATTGTGACGCTTCGCCCCCTCTGATAGAGTGGGTCCTACGTCCACGCGCCATTCCTGTGCAAGACACAGGTTCTCCGGAGAGGTGACAACAAGGACGAAACGGGTTATTTGAACGGGAATTCGCATGTCGAACGCTGCACCGACGTTGTTGGTGGTCGATGATCATCCTATGGCCTTGTCAGGGACCACCGCCTTCCTGGCCGAAGTCATGCCGGATGTGGCAGTGCATGCCGCCGGCAGCGCCCGCGAGGCCCTGGCCAGCCTGCAGCAGGGCTTGCGCCCCGATATCGTGCTGCTCGATATCTGGCTGAACGACGGTACCGGCTTCGATGCCATGCAGACCTTCAAGACCGTCATCCCGGGCGCGCGCTTTATCTTCATGTCGGCCGAGGCCACGCCTGAAATCGTCGGCCGCGCCCGCGCGCTGTCGGCATGCGGCTTCGTCGGCAAGCACCTGGATGCCAACGCCTTCACCGCCGCGGTGCGCAAGGTCCTGGCCGGCGACACCGCTTTCCCCACCGACGAAGCCCTCAACGGCCGCGCGCAATCGTTCGGCCCGGCCCACGGCATTCCGGTCACGCCCGCCGAACTGGGCCTGACGCCGCGCCAGGGCTCGGTGCTGGCACTGGTGCTGGAAGGCCTGCCCAACAAGGTGATCGCGCGGCGGCTCGGTCTGACCGAGAACACCGTCAAGGAACACGTATCGGCCATCCTGCAGCGCCTGGGCGTGCGCACCCGCATGCAGGTGATGTCGCGCATGGAACGGTTCCGGCTGCGCCAGTAAGGCCTGCCATCTACCTCACCGCCCTCGATGTCCGGGGCGCGCGCCGCTTGCCCTAGGCTGGCCGCAGCCAGCGCCGCAACAGCATCCGCAGCGAGGCCGGGTCCACCGGCTTGGGCAGCACGAAATATCCCGCCTCTTCCGCCGCCGCCAGTGCGGCCGACTTCAGGTCACCGGTCAGCAGTGCGCTGCGCGCCTGCGGCTGCGTGTTCTGCCAGCGCTCGAGCAGGTCCAGGCCGTTCTCGCTGCCGGGCAGGCGCAGGTCACAGAAAATGATGTCGGGGCGCAGGCCCTGCGCGAACAGCTTGTCGGCCTCGGCGCCGTGCGCGGCGCAGGCCACGCGGATGCCCCAGGCCTCCATCAGCGCGATCCAGGCCTTGCGGATCTGGCTGTCGTCGTCGACCACCAGCACCGTGCCCTGCAGGCGATCGGGCTTGGCCTCCTCGGCCTGCGCCATGGCGCGCATCTCGCGCACGCTGGCCACGGTCTCGGCCGGCACCGGCGCCAGCGCGAACCAGAACACCGAGCCCTTGCCCGGCACCGAGCGCACGCCATAGGTGCCGCGCATCAGCCGCACGCATTCCTTGAAGATCGCCAGCCCCAGGCCCAGGCCCTGCGACGGGTCGCGCTGCGGGTTGTGGACCTGGTAGTAGGGCGAGAAGATGTCCGGCAGATGCTCGGGCGTGACCCCGGCGCCGGTGTCCCACACCTCCAGCCGCACGTTCTTGCGGCGCTGGCGCGCGGTCACCAGCACGCCGCCGCGCTGGGTATAGCGCAGCGCGTTCTGCACCAGGTTGAACAAGGCCCGGCGCAGCAGCACCGGCTCAGCCATGGCGTACAGTTCGTCCGGCACGCGCGGGGTCAGGGTCAGCCCGCTTTCGCGCGCGTCGGCGGCAAACTGGCTCATCACGTCGCGGATCAGCGCGCCCAGCTCGCACGGCTCCAGCGTCGGCAGGACCTTGCGCCCTTCCAGCTTGGACAGGTCCAGCAGCGAGCGGAACAACAGGTCGATGGTCTGGGTGCCCGCCGCCACCTGCTCCACCAGCGGATGCAGCGCGCTCGACTGGTTGCGCGCGCGCAGCGCCTCGACCAGCATCACCAGCGCATGCACCGGCTGGCGCAGGTCATGGCTGGCCGCGGCGAGGAAGCGCGACTTTTCCTCGCTGGCATGCAGCGCGCGCTCCTTCTCGTCCTGGAACTGCTTGGCCAGGCGCCGGCTGTCGCCCTCCAGCTGGATCGCCCGCACCAGCGTCACCTGCAGGTTGAAGGCGTGGCGCGACAGCATCAGCGCGTAGATCACCAGCAGGCCCTGCACATAGACGCCGTGGCCGGGGAAGGCGAATTCCGCCATCAGCAGGTTCGGTACCAGGATCGGCACGCCGGCGTAGACCAGGTTCGACGGCACCGGCGCCTGCGATACCGCGCCGCCGGCAAGCACGCCGAGGGTCAGCAGGTACAGCACGCTGGAGAACACCGGCGAAGCTGTATACAGATGCAGCAGCGCCGAACTGCCCCAGGTCATGCCGGTCAGGAAGGCGACCGCGCGCATATTGTTCCACCACTTGTGCGTGTGCGCGGAACGGCTCATCAGGGCGTGGTCGCGCTGGTAGCCTACGTAGAACCACAGACCGCCGGTCGTGAGCAGCAGCATCACCGCGCACCAGCCCAGCAGCACGGCGGCGCCGACGTCGTTCCAGAAGCTGATGGCGGTCAGCGCGGGCAGCAGCACCGAGGCGACGATGGCGGTCGGCGCATTCTTGTGCACGATCGCCATCAGCTTGGCGCGCGTCTCGACATCGAGCTGGGTGCTCGGCTGAGGCAGGCCCCTGGGCAGGAGCCGGGAAAAGAACCGATAGGTCAGCGCTTTCAACTGGAAACCAGGAATGGGCGAAGGTCGGGCATGCCGCGCTGGGGTGCCCGCAGCGATGCGTAGTGAGCCGAAGTGGCGCCTATCATGCCGCCTTTTGCGGCATCGCGCCATGGCGGGAGGGCCGGTTGCGGCACAAAAGCTGCAGCGCGGGGGGCGGCCGGAGGCGGCGGCAGCGGCAAGCCGACCCATTCGCCTTATAATGCTCGCTTTACCCGAATCGTTTCCCGCCGTCCCCGTGAAAGTCTTCCGCGGCCTGCCTAACGCCGAGAGCCGGGCGCCCTGCGCGCTCACCATCGGCAATTTCGACGGTGTGCATCGCGGCCACCAGTCGCTGCTCGCGCGCGCGCGCGCGGCGGCGGATGCGCGCGGCCTGCCGCTGTGCGTGATGACCTTCGAGCCGCATCCGCGCGAGTTCTTCACGCCGGACAAGGCCCCCACCCGCATCGCGCTGCTGCGCGACAAGCTGGAAAGCCTGCGCCGCAACGGGGTGGACCGCGTGGTGGTGGAACACTTCAACGCCCACTTCGCCGGCCAGTCGCCGCAGGAATTCGTCGAGAACGTGCTCTGGCATGGCCTGCATACCCGCTGGCTGCTGGTCGGCGACGATTTCCGCTTCGGCGCGAAACGCGCCGGCGACTTTGCCTACCTGCAGGAGGCCGGGCGCCGCTTCGGCTTCGATGTCGAGCAGATGGGCTCGGTGTCCGAGGGCGGCATCCGCATCTCCAGCTCGGCGGTGCGCCAGGCGCTGGCCGATGGCGACCTGGAGCACGCGCGGCGCCTGCTCGGCCACGGCTACGCCATCAGCGGCCACGTGATCCACGGCCGCAAGCTGGGCCGCGACCTGGGCTTCCCGACGCTGAACCTGCGCATCTCGCACAAGCGGCCCGCGGTCAGCGGCATCTTCGTGGTACAGGTGCACGGCATCGCCGATCATCCGCTGCCCGGCGTGGCCAGCATCGGCGTGCGCCCCACCATCGAGGACGCCGGACGGGTGCTGCTGGAAGTCCACCTGTTCGATTTCAATGAAAGCCTGTACGGCAAGCTGGTGCGGGTCGAATTCATGAAGAAGCTGCGCGACGAGGCGCGCTTCGACTCCCTGGACGAACTGACCGCCGCGATCGCCAAGGACAGCGCCGATGCGCGCGCCTTCTTCGGCCTGACGGCGCCAGGCGCCGCGGCGGCGGCTGCGGTGGCGACGGACGGCAGCGGTGGCCGCGATTTCGCCACCTCGGCCACCGACCGAATTAGGTAGCGGCCGGGGCCCCGCATCCCGCTGCGCGGGCCCGGTTCGCACGCCGCCTGCCCCAGCCTTCACGCGCGCCCGCCGGCCCAGCGCCGGCCGCGCGCCAACCGAATTGCCCTGAGAATCGAAATGTCTGACGACAAACGCGCCAAGCCCGAGAAGAACAAGTATCCCGTCAACCTGCTCGACACGCCCTTCCCGATGCGTGGCGACCTGCCCAAGCGCGAGCCGCAGTGGGTCAAGCAGTGGCAGGAGAAGCAGATCTACAAGAAGATCCGCGCGGCGCGCAAGGGCGCGAAGAAGTTCGTGCTGCATGACGGCCCGCCGTATGCCAACGGCGATATCCACATCGGCCACGCCGTCAACAAGGTGCTCAAGGACATGATCATCAAGGCGCGCGGCCTGAGCGGGCTCGACGCCGTCTACGTGCCGGGCTGGGACTGCCATGGCATGCCGATCGAGATCCAGATCGAGAAGAAGTTCGGCAAGGGCCTGCCGGTGCAGGAAGTCCAGGCCAAGGCGCGCGCGTATGCCACCGAGCAGATCAAGCGCCAGATGGTGGACTTCGAGCGCCTGGGCGTGCTGGGCGACTGGGACCACCCCTACCTGACCATGAACTACAGCAACGAGGCCGACGAACTGCGCGCGCTCGGCAAGATCATGGAAAAGGGCTACGTGTTCCGCGGCCTGAAGCCGGTGAACTGGTGCTTCGACTGCGGCTCGGCGCTGGCCGAGGCGGAAGTCGAGTACAAGGACAAGGTCGACCTGTCGATCGACGTCGGCTTCCCGTTCGCCGAGACCGACAAGCTGGCGCACGCCTTCAAGGTGCCGTTCGAGCAGATTAGCGCGAAGCCGGGCTGGATCGTGATCTGGACCACCACGCCGTGGACCATCCCGAGCAACCAGGCGCTGAACGTCCACCCCGAGGTGGAATACGCGCTGGTCGACACGCCGCGCGGCTACCTGATCCTGGCCACCGAGCGCGTCGAGGAGCAGCTGAAGGTCTACGCCCTGGAAGGCAAGGTCGTCGCCACTGCCACCGGTGCCGCGCTGTCGGAAGTCCGGTTCCACCACCCGCTGGCCAAGATGGACGCGGGCTATGACCGCCTGTCGCCGGTCTACCTGGGCGACTACGTCACTACCGACACCGGTTCGGGCATCGTGCACTCGGCGCCGGCCTATGGCGTGGAAGACTTCCAGTCGTGCAAGGCGCACGGCATGCCCGACAGCGACATCATCAGCCCGGTGATGGGCAACGGCGTCTATGCCGGCACGCTGCCGCTGTTCGGCGGGCTGTCGATCTGGGAT
This window harbors:
- a CDS encoding mechanosensitive ion channel family protein, which encodes MNGETLSDLGGLKDLKASHSMFGKMLDDLIRDAGGPGFFWQLLVLAGCLLAAWPLARFVVRRLEARYEGSSFSVRFAAASLERAMFPLAGWALVLVARFALAPLIPISVLRLVLVPLFGITALNFTFYVLRRVMSGSGQLHGMLLLVEKVLTTLVWVGMALYVLGVLGDVVGWMESVRFSIGGKQKISVAETLMAVVWILLTVLVALWFGSWLEERLMRSANLDGNLKVVLTRISKALLLLVSLLLSLSLVGIDLTVLSVFGGALGVGLGLGLQKIASNYISGFIILLDRSVKLGDQITVDKYTGIVSQIRTRYTVVRNGDGETLVPNEQLVAQSVQNHSFSNTNVRVATRVQADYSADPETVIALLTECVCALPRVLPDPEPAAFLVLFADSGIEYEVAVFVADPQNGKLGVQSAMNRAIWRTLREHGISIPYPQRELRVMHETLPAGPGGSKASTLPEAANAS
- a CDS encoding RsmB/NOP family class I SAM-dependent RNA methyltransferase translates to MSRTQAGNRSPRGEGRAPSRGKGKSSPIRKSPNATGANGAPARVHGGLHATHIQHIDRLLGKVMLFARPADAVVSYYFRENAKLGHRERGIIAEAIYAVLRRRVEFAQFAESGTGAASRRLALLGLAATLGRDALSPFLYPDEAAWLDRLTTIERSSLAPRVRANLPEWLYDELVRQHGEAFAAALGDAWLRPAPLDLRVNLGKTSREAALAELQAAGLGAEPTPMAPAGIRMTGKPALNQLPIFVNGLVEVQDEGSQLLCSLVAPRRGEMVVDFCAGAGGKTLALGAAMRSTGRLYAFDVSEKRLANLKPRLARSGLSNVHPVLIDSERDAKIKRLAGKADRVLVDAPCSGLGTLRRNPDLKWRQSPESVLELTAKQSAILDSAARLVKGGGRVVYATCSVLEAENEQIVRDFLAAHPNFRLVPAAEVLADQKIEVPGLPDNGMFALYPHLHQTDGFFAAVLERTS
- the purN gene encoding phosphoribosylglycinamide formyltransferase, which gives rise to MKKIVILISGRGSNMEAIVRACADGGWPARVAAVLSNRPDAAGLEFARQQGIETGVVDHRQYPDRAAFDAALAEAIDAHAPDLVVLAGFMRILTPAFVDRYAGRLLNIHPSLLPCFPGLNTHQQALDAGVKLHGATVHFVTPELDHGPIVIQAALDVLPADTPATLAKRLLACEHRIYPRAVQWFVEDRLQLHNGVVNVINPAEPQLLMAISAATPAAGVQA
- a CDS encoding response regulator: MSNAAPTLLVVDDHPMALSGTTAFLAEVMPDVAVHAAGSAREALASLQQGLRPDIVLLDIWLNDGTGFDAMQTFKTVIPGARFIFMSAEATPEIVGRARALSACGFVGKHLDANAFTAAVRKVLAGDTAFPTDEALNGRAQSFGPAHGIPVTPAELGLTPRQGSVLALVLEGLPNKVIARRLGLTENTVKEHVSAILQRLGVRTRMQVMSRMERFRLRQ
- a CDS encoding hybrid sensor histidine kinase/response regulator — its product is MTYRFFSRLLPRGLPQPSTQLDVETRAKLMAIVHKNAPTAIVASVLLPALTAISFWNDVGAAVLLGWCAVMLLLTTGGLWFYVGYQRDHALMSRSAHTHKWWNNMRAVAFLTGMTWGSSALLHLYTASPVFSSVLYLLTLGVLAGGAVSQAPVPSNLVYAGVPILVPNLLMAEFAFPGHGVYVQGLLVIYALMLSRHAFNLQVTLVRAIQLEGDSRRLAKQFQDEKERALHASEEKSRFLAAASHDLRQPVHALVMLVEALRARNQSSALHPLVEQVAAGTQTIDLLFRSLLDLSKLEGRKVLPTLEPCELGALIRDVMSQFAADARESGLTLTPRVPDELYAMAEPVLLRRALFNLVQNALRYTQRGGVLVTARQRRKNVRLEVWDTGAGVTPEHLPDIFSPYYQVHNPQRDPSQGLGLGLAIFKECVRLMRGTYGVRSVPGKGSVFWFALAPVPAETVASVREMRAMAQAEEAKPDRLQGTVLVVDDDSQIRKAWIALMEAWGIRVACAAHGAEADKLFAQGLRPDIIFCDLRLPGSENGLDLLERWQNTQPQARSALLTGDLKSAALAAAEEAGYFVLPKPVDPASLRMLLRRWLRPA